ataaaatatggctTCTGTTTGGAATTGGAATACTGAAATCGATGATGAAGACCAGATGGATAACTACATACAAGGTAATGTCTTAAGCTTAACTGAAACTAATAATGGGGCAATGGGCATAACAAATATAACCATATTATCAAGTTAACTCTTATGATGTGCAAACTTAATGGGATGATTAAGAATTCTTTAGCCTTTAGGTTTAATCAAAGCTGGACAATGCACCTTTTGCAACTAGTTAACGTtaagttactttaatataaaaagtaactaAGTTAGAATACAAGTTAGTTTCtgaaatttaccaaatttataaCTTAGTTGGATGGAAGTTAGTTTGGTGAAAATAGTAAACTAAGTAAGGGTAAGAAGTTagaaattcgttttttttaaagttcaaaatataaatttaaaaaaccattttgtcaaatgtaatgtattaagtacataaactaattattaagtAGATAGGTTGGACAGGTAGACCAACTTGAATTATTAGTGATGAATGAAAAATTTAACGagttatattagattattttatacattaaattcaaCTAGATAAGTTACAAAGCTAAGTAGTTAAGTTAGAAAGTTACTTTTTTAGTAACTTTCTAACTAGTTAGTGCCCAGCTTTGGGTTTAGTATAGGGGCAAGTGCGTcattgtgtaataaaatatacttaagatAATTGAAAGCTATAGTAGATTAGATATTGTTTAGaactaactattttaaatgGACATTTTGTAAAACTCATTTAAAAACACTCTTGATTTGAAAATCCtcagtatattttactattttttgtaataaggtgtaagaaatttaaaaatttcatcaaaaatgAAATGTGTATATTTGTACGAATAATTTCTGGTTTCTGGTAATTGATAAgtactactataaattattcaagtCTGTTTTCATTTTGGTtgtgtattatgttaaaatttttatttgtttggtaccTAATACGTTTAATGGTGCTTTCCCCACCCCCcaccccaccaaaaaaaaacaagtgcGTTTTCATAACTTCTATGATTGTTCTTTTgctttacctacctatattattttaaaataaaagagaCTTCAGATTGGCATATGTACATCCTAATAATCGATATTTTTCTGTATTACTTACACTTTCCTGTTTACATTAAGTCttacttttattttactattatgaaTGTAATGAGCTGAGAAAtgtagacatattttttactgGAAATTTATAGTTTGTAAGCTTGGTCTCTTTAATATGTTGTAAATATCTTCCCttatgtattgtttaaattaatctgtgttattatatctttattatttaaaattgtacagattaatattaattatgttcatAACTTTGTATTATTAATCTATTCTCTAAATTGTACTTGAGCCTACAAAGgcgtttatatcaataaataaataaataaatgaaaacttgtttcaattgtttattttgaagaATTTATTAATGGGgttttagttttgaaaaaagagttaaatgtttaggtattatatattataatgatactcTTGCCTCATTATGCTTTATGTATAGttgaatatagaaatatatgtccATGACATAACACTAATTTTGGTGCATTCaaagatattttgtatattgtgttgatagttaatacaatatataacatgCCAATGGGCAATGAACtctcatttttgattttagtattGGAAAATGATGGTGAATTTGGTATAAATGCTGCTGATGAGAAACATAATGAAACCACAGAttcaagtaattataattaaatactgtatttctttaaaaatataagtcttGAAAAGGATATAAAGTTGAATTTAGGTTTTGGTGTTTCACTTACCCCTTCTAACACTAATTTTGGTGCATTCAGAGATGTTTTGTATGtgttaatactttatatatCATGTCAATGAactttcatttttgattttagtattGGAAAACGATGGTGAATTTTATATAGATGCTACTGATGAACAACATAATGAAACCACAGattcaagtaaatataattaaatactgtaTTACAATTCATGTTTTGACTTGATATAAATGTGTTTACTTTTAGGTTCATGGTCATCAATTGCTACCAAGTTATTAATATCTCTAAGAGGAGCTTGCAATGAAAAATtcgataagataaaaaaaaagggaaAGAAATTTGAGCAGTGGGATATGATTTCAAAAGAAATGaaagctaaaaatattaatgttagcCCTAAGCAATGCGACGAAAAATGGCGAAGATTATTAACTCGTTTTCGACAAGTGAGGGATGCGTCTAAAAAGTCTGGGAGTGGTGGAATAAAATGGcagtattatacattaatagaAAATGCCATATCACCAATGGCCAGACAAACAATTTCTCCaccaaaaagtaaattttaatattattccgtATGTGGGCTGTGGGgcttacaaattattgtattaaattaactaGGGACCTATATTTCTTTTATGTAATTGTaagttacaatttatacattctCTATTTATAACTGTTAAGTAGAAAAGTATAGACAtaagtatacataaatacatttaaattgtttatataatatattatatataatgtctatatgtatatatattatatccttgtataactattttaatatatttttttgtattcacaAATTTGTAGATTTGTTACATGAATCGTCAAAAGACATCAATAGTTCCATAGAAACACCAGAGTTAGAAAATACAATATCACCTATAACTTACCCTTCTTATACAGCAACACCAAAATCTTTATTCAAGCAAAATCATCATGAAAAAATACCTACTTGGTTtagcaaatttgaaaaattgagaAATGATCAACTAGAAGCAACCAACAATAACGCAAATCAACTTAACATCCGGTTagaaaaatgcaatttattttgtcttattatgtttttaaaaattgcttTTCTTCTAAACTTCCTATCATTTGATGctttgtgtaatttattatacagtagGTTGCATAGGTTTCATtcacttaatatataataataataactgtgcaGCTAACAATTACTTTTTAGTGTAGTTTTTCAACAGTGatctatttgaaaattcaacttCTTAgagtaaattttaatacttatatataacaaCTCTGACATTTAagccttcaaattttttttatagattacgTTTTATGAAaccatacataaaaatattggttTGACAGAGAGATATTAGGGTGACTAAGGACTttgattaattttgattaataataaatacacttttCACTTTTAGTCTTGACAAGTTGGAAAAAAGAGATGAAATAATGTTGAAGACTCAGGCTGAacttctaaaaaaattggatgatgtaaataaaattgaacttcAAAAGATAGATCTTTTCAATAAGATGTATGACACCAAtacataatgatttttttaatttgcttcAATATTACAAAGCTTGTTAAATAGTATAGGAAAGAGGGGccaatttctatattttattttgttatttacattttaaatttgattgtaTTACCAATATGTTCctaattgttataatgttatataatcacTTTAAAGAAAAACTAAATTTGTGTTATAAGTGACtaaatgtctatattattatgttcaaaatattcacactaatgcaagattataatattatgttgttattaattaatattaaaagtaaaataaaatatttactataataacacTGTTTTAAACTTCATGATTTTGTTTCTAAATTATGCTTAATGTATCACAAATTAGATTTCTTTTGGTTGTGCTGCTAATAACTTCATTTCTTATTTCCTGTAAGTTAAGTTCGGCTTGAATAGGTACAGCAGCATCAAATGTATCATTGTTtgatatgcatatattatacaagcagCATGCAGCAGTTATAACTTTCccacaaaaattttttttgtataagtcCATGTGtctaatatttaatcaaaataagtaaatcattagaaaaattttaatacctagtatataaaaatacatttacacacttaattttttgaaatctgCCGATCAATTTGCCAAATGCCTGCTCAATTAAAACTCTTGAGCTACTCAGTTTatggttaaaatttttttgtttcaaacttAGGTTACCATTATCTTTATACGGTATCATGAGGCCTTCAGCGAGTGGATAGGCACCATCACCAAGAATATAGCAAGAATTAGGGAGGATTGATGATGGATTATTTATGATTGTTTGACCAATTATACTGCAACGGAAAATGCGGGCATCATGAGACCGCCCTGGCCAACCAGCAAACACATCTATAAATTTCATCTCAGCGTCAACGATtccctaaaataaatttaataactagaAGATTCATAgcttattaattagttaatatgtCAATGAGaagatttgtaaaaaaatttgactaaaagttaaaatgaatgattaatacagatattataacAGTGCCTGGAATACCAACTTACAGCACAACAGATGGAACTTGTTTTCTGTTGCAAAACATATTTCTATCCAACtttgacattttagtttgtttttcccaaggaaataaagtatttatatggCACCCATCAATACAGCCAAATACATTGGGAAATGAGTTTAATCCTCTTAAAGAATTAAATTTCTGGATGTTTTCTAATGCAGCTTCTCCTGTTGGCCATACAATAATCTTACCCGCTACATCATTCATAGCCAATaaacaatttgttataatatcatggCTTGTACTCTCTGCTATGTTAAAGCGATTACCAATTTGTCTGAAATGcacattaattttatctaaataaatccTAAGGctgagaaaatataatttttataaattagcatTTATCATTAAAgctgtgaatataatttattaagtatacatataagtaggtatctagTTTTTGGCTAATGgtttataaaaagtaatttctataatttatcaataataaataaatgtttgctTCTTTATGTAATTTCTAActgtattcattaatttatttattctaatttataaaatataaacttaaaaactactggaaatTTATATTGACctctcaaagtaccaactagatacaCTCTTTTACTAGAAAACATGTAGCCAAATTGAAAGATTTTGACTTCACCAAAAGAGATGACAAACCcacaaataattgtttgaaaaaaaaccatatcattgtaaaaataatacattcttTGCTCAACTCagtatctaaaattataattataattggtcTGTAGATATATATTCAATTTCACagccttattattatttattagaatttaggAATATTCTAACCGATGTGTTTCACAATTTGCCATAACccatataaatattagtatctGTTTTtcgacatttatttttaaagatttttgagaCAAAATAGGACCAATGAATGTCATCACAacctatagtaaatatattacatttattttagtcTTGAGCATAAgcagtagataataatatgtaaatgtaataagAGATATACCTTAATACTGCTTCTGTCTAAACGAAAATAAGACTTGAACTCTTTATTAGTAAATTTAGGTATCAACAACTCTGCAAAAccctcaattttaattttattcatatggTTGTGCTCATTCTCTGCATTAGTCAAAACTATCATATCTTCTTCCAGTGACGTATCATTAGATGTAAAgttgttaaaataaactaatacatCTAATTAgacggtatttataaataaaatatcattagtaaacatattttacagcATAGTTCTATATGCAAATTAGTTAtgaagttatttaaataatagcatATTAGCATCAACACTTACTTTCACGAATAGGACATCCTTGCACTACAAAATTCGAAATTATTTCTATCCGTTTTTTATTTGAGCTTTTTAAATGACTAAGTAGGATACTAGGAttgtagaaatttaaaaaacgcaaatgaaaagtaattttattataatattataataatcaaattatttaattttacgaaAAGCGCGGGAaacaattcatattaaatattatgtgataagaaaatacattttaagagtGGGGGCAAACCGATCTAAAGAGCGAATTTCTCAATAAATCGCTTTCAAACAGTTTACACACCGATTATAAACCTGGatcattttaataaactatttaaatgaaccggtttagtctagcgaatttctaGTATAGATACAtcgataatatttgtatataattataaaagggATAAATTATTTTCGACAAAAAAAAGTGGagtaatggaaaataaaaattataaaaagtggaGGGATGTCATCCCACCGTATCCCCCCACCCCCACTTCGACCACTGCGTATGACACTACACAGAATAGGTACATACCGTGTCATTCTCTCATAGTCACAGtagtaattgattttatttttataagctaaaagcaaaataaaccaaaaaaaaaaaaaaattactagcaACTAGTAGTActctattgaatttttttaaaaagaagccTGGACCTGACGTACTTcagtattacaattttaaattgttcaaaataCTAAACATTATCAGGCCCggaatgaaatgttttaaaattgtacaaaatatgtatgtagttGAAGGTCTTTTTGTAAGCATTGCGTTGTTTTTGCAAACACCGGTGGAAAAGGAAAtcaacctttaaaatatttggttactGAAGTATTTGATAgtgaatatattaatgttttaatcccttaaattttaatatacttttcattttatttttatttccctgtgaatacatgttattatattgttataatttgaattaaatggtAGGTATTTTGAGCTCATTCTGCATTAGCGTATCACACATTTTCTGTTTGGAAATctgatgaattttaaaaaatgtattcataaaaaGAGCCAAAATTAGTAGAACGACTGGATaaacattgttatttaattatttattaatttaagtctGCAAGGATtggtacttaaatatattttttttgttaaagaattaaataaatcaagGCGAATAGAGATCGACTTATTCCAATCATTGATTGTGTCATTCTTTGTGGCCGTCAAGAGATTGTTCTACGCGGGCATAAAGATTATGGACAAATTGAtagtatgtttaaaattaaataatgttatagcattacatattatataataatgctaCCATTCAATTCAACCTTAATATAAATCTTTCCTATTATAGTGGAATGTTCATTAAATCAAGGCAATTTTAGAGCCATATTACAGTATAGAGCATATGCCATATGGTGATGAGTATTTAAAGCATATCATTATAAGTGAAAGACGAAACAAATACCTAACTCCTCAAATGCAAAATGAAATCATAACGGTATGTGGAGAGGGGGAGGGGCATTATGCTACGAAAAATAGTTAAGGATGTAAATGCTTCAAAATGTTTTTCAGTTTTAGTAGATAAAACTACTGATACTTCTACTGTTGAACAAATGGCTATGTGTGTTCGATATGttgataataacaattttattcattactatttaaattttaattggttGTGATTTAACTGAATCAATACTCAACggtaaattaaaatgatgttatgtttttaataaattaatacttgtatggttattatattttgtaaataggtttgaatagttttgaaattaattgaGATTACTTATATGGTCAAGGATATGATGGTGCAAGCAACATATCTGGCCAATATAAAGGTGTTCAAacaactatcaaaaaaaaaatatcctcaAAGTATAAATGTGCACTGTGCAGCACACTCACTGAATTTAGCAGTATCAACTGCAAGTGGAATTCAACCAATTAGAAACTGCTTAGAAATTATTGAAAAGTACTATGTTTTCTTTAATACACTAAACCGTCAAAATGTTCTTTTATCCAACATTGAAAATAGTATTGAGGATCCTAAGGTTAAAACTTCAAAAAGATTATGTGTTATGATACGGTAATAAATTTGATTGAACTATTTGCATTTGTAGTTTAATCGTTtagaaaatatttctaattgGAATGATTCTACTGCAACTGAagctaatatactattaaaaactattgattCAGAATTTCTTATATCCTTACAATTTATacaagtaaatagtaaataataaatataattaattttgtgagaaaaatgtttttattttgtttgtagaaaaaactgaaatattctAGCAATGTTGgcagttcataataatattatattttcaaatgaagAGGTCATTGATGAACTCGCCAAAAAGCCTAAAGATCtggacataatattgtaaaatattaaaacatatattttgtaaatttataatattatgtattatataatgattatattgacatgcattattaatttatacaaaatatagataaGGGTGTGTGTGGGGGGAGAGCAAAGCCCCCCCATTGCTATACAAATGTATtgtgatccccccccccccatgaaaCATTCTCAATTATGCCATTGCCCCAAGCCCAAATCCTCTCAAGATTGTTCTGTACTTCAACAGATATTGTtccagttatattttttttggttctaGTAATAGGAGAagaaaatgattatatatttttttgataaatttgattttaacacAATAATCTTATGTATAACAAATATTCACAGAGCTCAGTAGCCTTCCAAAACTCTAAGACATCTAGCAAACTCTGACAGTACAAATTTTCTCAAATTAAATAGGACTAAAgaaatggaatatttttttcttccaaAATTCTTACTGGCTTTTTCCTTTAATTCAGAATTCTAACAGTCTTTTCATCACACCTTGACATATAAAATGCATGTAATCTAAG
This genomic window from Metopolophium dirhodum isolate CAU chromosome 1, ASM1992520v1, whole genome shotgun sequence contains:
- the LOC132936971 gene encoding uncharacterized protein LOC132936971 encodes the protein MIVLTNAENEHNHMNKIKIEGFAELLIPKFTNKEFKSYFRLDRSSIKVVMTFIGPILSQKSLKINVEKQILIFIWVMANCETHRQIGNRFNIAESTSHDIITNCLLAMNDVAGKIIVWPTGEAALENIQKFNSLRGLNSFPNVFGCIDGCHINTLFPWEKQTKMSKLDRNMFCNRKQVPSVVL
- the LOC132936967 gene encoding uncharacterized protein LOC132936967, giving the protein MKFIDVFAGWPGRSHDARIFRCSIIGQTIINNPSSILPNSCYILGDGAYPLAEGLMIPYKDNGNLSLKQKNFNHKLSSSRVLIEQAFGKLIGRFQKIKHMDLYKKNFCGKVITAACCLYNICISNNDTFDAAVPIQAELNLQEIRNEVISSTTKRNLICDTLSII
- the LOC132936958 gene encoding uncharacterized protein LOC132936958; its protein translation is MASVWNWNTEIDDEDQMDNYIQVNTIYNMPMGNELSFLILVLENDGEFGINAADEKHNETTDSILENDGEFYIDATDEQHNETTDSSSWSSIATKLLISLRGACNEKFDKIKKKGKKFEQWDMISKEMKAKNINVSPKQCDEKWRRLLTRFRQVRDASKKSGSGGIKWQYYTLIENAISPMARQTISPPKNLLHESSKDINSSIETPELENTISPITYPSYTATPKSLFKQNHHEKIPTWFSKFEKLRNDQLEATNNNANQLNIRLDKLEKRDEIMLKTQAELLKKLDDVNKIELQKIDLFNKMYDTNT